From a region of the Odoribacter splanchnicus DSM 20712 genome:
- a CDS encoding hybrid sensor histidine kinase/response regulator → MQINPAEFKLLVVDDVQTNVLLLKALLGKEGYGILVANNGQEALEVIRNENPDLILLDVMMPGMDGFEVAERLKSEEFRCEIPIIFLTALDDTQSIVNGFKLGVGDFISKPFRKEELMVRIKHQLSLVAARRIIEEKNEELRKTIAGRDKMYSVIAHDLRSPMASMKMLLNTIMMSVEKDKIDPDIFDMLEMSNKTSEEVFSLLDNLLKWTKSQLGKLTVIPQKLDISGLADGVVEVMNSVAEVKHIKLIRTDHESFFVYVDIEMIKSILRNLISNAVKFSNPDSEIKVGIKAEDGKVIVSVTDSGKGIKKEDQHKLLKDSTHFTTYGTNSEEGSGLGLLLCRDFARKNGGELWFESEENLGSVFSFSLPQLIA, encoded by the coding sequence ATGCAGATAAATCCGGCAGAATTTAAGTTACTTGTAGTTGATGATGTTCAAACCAATGTACTTTTGTTAAAAGCTTTGCTTGGTAAGGAAGGGTACGGCATTCTGGTGGCGAATAACGGGCAGGAGGCTTTGGAAGTGATTCGGAATGAAAATCCCGACTTGATATTGCTGGATGTTATGATGCCCGGAATGGATGGATTCGAGGTGGCTGAACGCCTGAAATCGGAAGAGTTCCGCTGTGAGATTCCTATTATTTTCCTGACAGCTTTAGATGACACCCAAAGCATTGTCAATGGCTTCAAACTGGGAGTGGGCGATTTTATATCCAAACCTTTCCGGAAAGAAGAATTGATGGTCAGAATAAAACACCAATTGTCGTTGGTGGCTGCCCGGCGGATTATAGAGGAAAAAAATGAAGAGCTGAGGAAAACCATTGCCGGGAGAGATAAAATGTATTCGGTGATTGCTCATGATTTGCGCTCTCCGATGGCTTCTATGAAGATGTTATTGAATACCATTATGATGAGCGTGGAGAAAGATAAGATCGATCCGGATATTTTCGATATGCTTGAAATGAGTAACAAGACTTCGGAAGAAGTATTCAGCTTACTGGATAATCTGTTGAAATGGACGAAAAGTCAATTGGGTAAATTGACGGTTATTCCGCAGAAATTGGATATCAGTGGACTGGCGGATGGGGTGGTGGAAGTGATGAACTCTGTCGCCGAAGTGAAACATATCAAATTGATCCGCACGGATCATGAGTCTTTTTTTGTCTATGTGGATATCGAAATGATCAAATCCATTTTGAGAAATTTAATATCTAATGCAGTGAAATTCAGTAATCCTGATTCGGAGATCAAGGTCGGGATTAAGGCAGAGGATGGGAAAGTGATCGTATCGGTGACCGATTCAGGTAAAGGGATAAAAAAAGAAGATCAGCATAAATTGTTGAAAGATAGTACTCATTTTACCACTTACGGTACCAATAGTGAGGAGGGATCGGGATTAGGATTGTTGCTTTGCCGGGATTTCGCCCGTAAAAACGGAGGAGAACTTTGGTTTGAATCCGAAGAAAATCTAGGTTCTGTTTTCAGTTTTTCTTTACCGCAATTAATAGCTTAA
- a CDS encoding mannose-1-phosphate guanylyltransferase: MNHIIIMAGGVGSRFWPMSTPERPKQFIDVLGTGYTLLQLTADRFEGICPVENIWVVTSVRYRELVKAQLPGIPDSNILLEPCMRNTAPCIAYAAWKIKKKDPQANLIVTAADHIVMDVPEFKRVIREGIDFVKSEDRILTIGMWPTRPETGYGYIKVKQEEDGAESGAKVIREVEGFKEKPDLKTAEAYLAAGGYYWNAGIFLWNVRTVENAFRRNEPEIAAIFDSLNDIYYSSDEQQAIDAKFPECKHISVDYAIMEHASNIYVFPAAFGWSDLGTWGSLYEQLPKGDGRNAVVGGKVCMVESEGCVVHVSADKKILIQGLKDYIVAEQDNVILICRKADEQRIKEFSTQLR; the protein is encoded by the coding sequence ATGAATCATATTATTATTATGGCCGGTGGAGTAGGAAGTCGGTTTTGGCCGATGAGTACTCCTGAGAGACCGAAGCAATTTATCGATGTTTTAGGGACTGGATATACTTTATTGCAGCTTACGGCAGATCGTTTTGAAGGGATTTGTCCGGTGGAAAATATATGGGTCGTTACTTCTGTCCGGTATCGGGAGCTGGTGAAAGCTCAATTACCCGGAATCCCGGATTCCAATATATTGCTCGAGCCCTGTATGCGTAATACGGCTCCTTGTATTGCCTATGCAGCCTGGAAGATTAAAAAGAAAGATCCGCAAGCGAATTTGATTGTCACGGCGGCCGATCATATCGTGATGGATGTGCCTGAATTTAAACGGGTGATCCGTGAAGGGATAGATTTTGTGAAAAGCGAGGATCGGATTCTGACTATAGGGATGTGGCCGACCCGTCCGGAAACCGGGTATGGTTATATAAAAGTAAAACAGGAAGAAGACGGTGCGGAATCCGGAGCAAAAGTAATCAGGGAGGTGGAAGGATTTAAAGAAAAACCGGATTTGAAAACGGCAGAAGCTTATCTGGCGGCAGGGGGATATTATTGGAATGCCGGAATTTTTCTGTGGAATGTGAGGACGGTTGAAAATGCTTTCCGCCGGAATGAACCCGAAATAGCGGCTATATTCGATTCTTTGAACGATATTTATTATTCTTCGGACGAACAGCAGGCAATCGATGCAAAATTCCCCGAATGTAAGCATATTTCTGTCGATTACGCCATTATGGAGCATGCTTCCAATATTTATGTTTTTCCCGCAGCTTTCGGATGGTCTGATCTGGGAACCTGGGGGTCTTTGTACGAACAATTACCGAAAGGAGATGGAAGAAATGCGGTTGTCGGCGGCAAGGTATGTATGGTGGAGAGTGAAGGGTGTGTCGTGCATGTTTCGGCTGATAAGAAAATATTGATTCAGGGATTGAAAGATTATATCGTTGCCGAACAGGACAATGTGATTCTGATATGCCGGAAAGCCGACGAACAACGGATCAAAGAATTTTCAACCCAACTTCGATAA
- a CDS encoding YbhB/YbcL family Raf kinase inhibitor-like protein — translation MKIETFTLRSNDTGGVAALRQVHPDCGGQNISPELSWVNAPEGTRSFAITMYDKDAPTGGGFWHWLMFDIPASVGELRPDAGNTFGHLAPVSAVQSLNDYGTYGYGGPNPPHGHGWHNYMITLYALDIESLEMSKDTLPAQVGFKLWKHTLEKASIVFYYRT, via the coding sequence ATGAAAATAGAAACTTTTACTTTACGTAGCAACGATACCGGGGGTGTGGCTGCGTTACGGCAGGTACATCCGGATTGTGGCGGACAGAATATCTCTCCCGAGCTTTCCTGGGTGAATGCCCCCGAAGGTACACGTAGTTTTGCCATTACCATGTACGATAAAGATGCTCCTACCGGAGGTGGGTTCTGGCATTGGCTGATGTTCGATATTCCGGCTAGTGTCGGTGAACTGCGTCCGGATGCCGGGAATACATTCGGTCATTTAGCACCGGTTTCGGCAGTACAGAGTTTGAATGATTACGGTACTTATGGTTACGGAGGGCCCAATCCTCCTCATGGGCATGGGTGGCATAATTATATGATTACCTTGTATGCTTTGGATATCGAATCACTGGAAATGTCCAAAGATACTCTTCCCGCACAGGTCGGATTTAAGCTTTGGAAACATACTTTAGAAAAGGCTTCTATTGTTTTCTATTACCGTACTTGA
- the upp gene encoding uracil phosphoribosyltransferase → MVNVIDTRNSVLNTFLSEIRAVDIQQDRMRFRRNLERVGEVMAYEISKTFDYSARTIQTPINPISVMLPRQEVVIATVLRAGLPFHQGFLNYFDHAGSAFVSARRAYSRVEGQIEIRFDSVYTPDLTGKQLLLVDPMLATGKSLVITYRELLKQGNLPAHTHIASVIASRQGVEYVEKELAGEPLTLWTAALDEALTDKFYIDPGLGDAGDLAFGDKK, encoded by the coding sequence ATGGTAAATGTAATTGATACCCGGAATTCTGTTTTAAATACTTTTTTGTCTGAGATCAGAGCGGTAGATATTCAGCAAGACCGCATGCGATTCCGGCGTAATCTGGAACGGGTGGGGGAAGTGATGGCTTATGAAATCAGTAAAACGTTCGATTATAGTGCCCGGACGATCCAGACTCCGATCAATCCGATTTCGGTGATGTTGCCCCGGCAAGAAGTGGTTATCGCTACAGTGTTGAGGGCCGGCTTGCCTTTTCATCAGGGATTTCTGAATTATTTCGATCATGCAGGAAGTGCCTTTGTTTCTGCCCGCCGGGCTTATAGCCGGGTAGAGGGACAAATCGAAATCCGGTTCGATTCGGTTTATACCCCCGATTTGACTGGAAAACAACTTTTACTGGTCGATCCGATGCTGGCAACCGGTAAATCCCTGGTGATCACTTACCGGGAATTGTTGAAACAGGGGAATTTGCCTGCTCATACGCATATCGCTTCAGTCATTGCCAGCCGGCAAGGTGTGGAATATGTGGAAAAAGAATTGGCAGGAGAGCCGTTGACTTTGTGGACAGCTGCTCTGGATGAGGCTTTGACCGATAAATTCTATATCGATCCGGGGTTGGGAGATGCCGGTGATCTGGCATTCGGAGATAAGAAATAA
- a CDS encoding alpha/beta hydrolase yields MKKNSILFFLFIWIGLPVWAQYKTLKDISYVPVSDTDAYRKERCKLDLYYPEQQKGFATIVWFHGGGLEGGGKEIPPVFQGRKIAVAGVNYRLSPRATHPAYIDDAAAAVAWVMKHIGEYGGDPTRVYVAGHSAGGYLTLMVGLDKAYLARYGEDADRLAGLFPVSGQTNTHFTIRKERNIPFDIPVVDCYAPLNRARKGIPPLVMITGDRQLEMTARYEENLHLEVILKALGNDKVTLYELQGFDHGSVYTPACHLILNQIKP; encoded by the coding sequence GTGAAAAAAAATAGCATACTGTTTTTTCTATTTATATGGATCGGTCTTCCCGTGTGGGCGCAGTATAAAACATTGAAGGATATTTCTTATGTACCTGTTTCCGATACGGATGCTTACCGGAAAGAACGTTGTAAACTGGATTTGTATTATCCGGAGCAGCAGAAAGGTTTTGCCACGATCGTCTGGTTTCACGGGGGTGGATTGGAAGGTGGGGGAAAGGAAATTCCGCCTGTTTTTCAGGGACGGAAAATAGCTGTGGCGGGCGTGAATTACCGGTTAAGTCCCCGGGCTACCCATCCGGCTTATATCGACGATGCGGCAGCTGCTGTGGCTTGGGTGATGAAACATATCGGGGAATATGGGGGAGATCCCACCCGGGTATACGTGGCCGGGCATTCTGCCGGAGGATACCTCACCCTGATGGTGGGGTTGGATAAAGCCTATCTGGCACGGTACGGGGAAGATGCCGATCGTTTGGCCGGACTTTTCCCGGTAAGTGGTCAGACGAATACTCATTTTACGATTCGGAAGGAACGGAATATCCCGTTCGATATTCCTGTTGTCGATTGCTATGCACCGCTTAATCGGGCACGTAAGGGGATACCTCCTTTGGTGATGATAACCGGAGACCGGCAGTTGGAAATGACAGCCCGTTACGAAGAAAATTTGCACCTTGAAGTTATACTGAAAGCTTTGGGGAACGACAAAGTCACCCTTTATGAATTGCAGGGATTCGATCATGGATCGGTATATACTCCTGCCTGTCATTTGATTTTGAATCAGATCAAACCCTGA
- a CDS encoding glycerate kinase family protein, translated as MNKIVVAIDSFKGSLSSREADEAAEQGIKTIFPQCEVLHFPVADGGEGILEILTDAFHGHTVPLVAHNPLMQKITTQFGISEDGRTALVEMARISGLPLLPPSRRNPMLTTSYGLGEIIAEALNKGCRHFIIGIGGSATNDAGLGMLQALGFRFFDHDNKLLGSGGQILSRVAAIDTTAVHPALSEASFTIACDVDNPFYGPRGATRIFAGQKGATPEMTEHLEAGMQAIAAVIAQTTGKDIGRIPGSGAAGGVGGAFLAFTNARLMSGIDLILTHLQFGKRIQNADLIITGEGSADAQTTMGKVAYGILREARKQNIPVLLVAGHIADTPSLYTAGFSGIFSIAPGPVTLEKSMHPEFAATHLQRLITQICKLLQAFRV; from the coding sequence ATGAATAAAATCGTTGTAGCAATAGATTCTTTCAAGGGAAGTTTAAGTTCCCGTGAAGCCGACGAGGCAGCAGAACAAGGTATCAAAACAATCTTTCCGCAGTGTGAAGTACTGCATTTTCCGGTAGCCGACGGGGGTGAAGGCATACTGGAAATCCTGACGGATGCTTTCCACGGCCATACCGTTCCGCTTGTCGCCCATAACCCACTTATGCAAAAAATAACTACGCAATTCGGTATCTCGGAAGACGGCCGCACGGCATTGGTGGAAATGGCAAGGATCAGCGGCCTGCCACTGTTACCTCCCTCCCGGCGGAATCCCATGCTCACGACCTCCTATGGTCTGGGAGAAATCATTGCAGAAGCCCTGAACAAAGGATGCCGGCACTTTATTATCGGAATAGGCGGAAGTGCCACGAACGATGCCGGTTTAGGCATGTTACAAGCTTTAGGATTCCGCTTTTTCGATCACGACAATAAGCTTTTAGGAAGCGGAGGACAAATATTATCGCGAGTCGCTGCTATCGACACCACGGCGGTTCATCCGGCTCTGTCCGAAGCCAGTTTCACCATCGCCTGCGATGTCGATAATCCTTTTTACGGTCCCCGTGGGGCTACCCGGATATTCGCCGGACAGAAAGGAGCAACCCCCGAAATGACAGAGCATCTGGAAGCAGGCATGCAAGCTATAGCTGCCGTTATCGCCCAAACTACCGGAAAAGACATCGGCCGGATTCCCGGCTCCGGAGCAGCCGGAGGAGTCGGAGGAGCTTTTCTGGCTTTTACGAATGCCCGGTTAATGTCCGGGATTGACTTGATCCTAACCCATCTTCAGTTCGGTAAGCGAATCCAAAATGCCGATCTCATCATCACCGGAGAAGGAAGTGCCGATGCACAAACGACTATGGGAAAAGTGGCTTACGGCATACTTCGGGAAGCCCGTAAACAAAACATTCCGGTCCTTCTGGTAGCCGGCCATATTGCAGATACCCCTTCCTTGTATACCGCAGGATTCAGTGGCATATTTTCCATCGCCCCGGGTCCGGTGACTCTGGAAAAATCCATGCATCCCGAATTTGCCGCTACCCACCTGCAACGGCTGATCACTCAGATTTGCAAGCTATTACAAGCTTTCAGGGTTTGA
- the secA gene encoding preprotein translocase subunit SecA, with product MGFNDILKSLFGNKSDRDMKELMPIVAKVNAEWEKLKSISADELRAVAEDMKKEVREYIGEEENEIAALKRKVEEERPAIEEREEIYDRIDKLEEQIDKKVEEVLTGLMPKAFAVMKETARRFKENTEIEVTATQFDRDLAVTHDFVEIEGDKAIYFNSWLAGGNEVTWDMVHYDVQLIGGAVLHQGKIAEMATGEGKTLVATLPVFLNALSGRGVHMVTVNDYLAKRDSEWMGPLYMFHGLSVDCIDKHQPNSPQRRQAYMADITFGTNNEFGFDYLRDNMAINPEDLVQRKHNFAIVDEVDSVLIDDARTPLIISGPVPKGDDQMFDEYKPRVERLVKMQQEFVMQTFKEAKELLASDDSKKRKEGGILLLRAHKGLPKYKPLIKFLSEEGNKAILIKTENEYMQENNRRMPEITDPLYFVIDEKLNSIDLTDKGHDTITAAGEDPKFFILPDIGSEIAEIERDTKDDKEKLAKKDELIQNYAMKSERVHTVNQLLKAYTLFEKDVEYVVLDNKVKIVDEQTGRIMEGRRYSDGLHQAIEAKENVKVEAATQTFATITLQNYFRMYHKLAGMTGTAETEAGEFWDIYKLDVVVIPTNRPVIRIDANDFVFKTKREKYNAVIDEIVRLVDLGRPVLVGTTSVEVSELLSRMLKLRGIKHNVLNAKLHQREAEIVAEAGKSKTVTIATNMAGRGTDIKLSPEVREAGGLAIIGTERHDSRRVDRQLRGRAGRQGDPGSSQFFVSLEDDLMRLFSSERIIRVMDRLGHQEGDVIQHSMITKSIERAQKKVEENNFGIRKRLLEYDDVMNSQRTVIYKQRRQALLGERIGVAVANNTYDVCEAIVMEYQPVNDPEGFRMEVLRVLSVDYEVDPEEFQKARPNELAESLYRYVREAYQRKVEHIAQQAYPVIKNVFETRGDVFKNIVVPFTDGQRMYSVVTNLEKAYRTNGEDLMRSFEKSVILAHIDEAWKEHLREMDDLKQSVQNAAYEQKDPLLIYKFESYNLFKTMVEKINKGMVSTLMKGQIPMQEPEHVREAEEKRTDLSKLRESRSEAQAAAANREQVRHEPVKVGPKVGRNDPCPCGSGLKYKNCHGKNE from the coding sequence ATGGGTTTTAATGATATTTTAAAAAGCCTGTTCGGAAATAAATCCGACCGGGATATGAAAGAACTGATGCCGATTGTGGCCAAGGTGAATGCAGAGTGGGAGAAGCTGAAAAGTATCAGTGCCGATGAATTACGTGCAGTTGCTGAAGATATGAAAAAGGAAGTACGTGAATATATCGGAGAAGAAGAGAATGAGATTGCAGCACTCAAACGGAAAGTGGAAGAGGAAAGGCCTGCGATCGAAGAACGGGAGGAAATTTACGATCGTATAGATAAGCTGGAAGAACAGATCGACAAAAAGGTAGAAGAAGTTTTGACCGGATTGATGCCTAAAGCCTTTGCTGTGATGAAGGAAACCGCCCGTCGTTTTAAAGAGAATACTGAAATTGAAGTGACGGCGACCCAATTCGACCGGGATTTGGCAGTTACCCACGATTTTGTCGAGATAGAAGGTGACAAAGCCATTTATTTCAATTCCTGGCTTGCCGGAGGAAATGAAGTGACCTGGGATATGGTGCATTATGACGTGCAGCTGATCGGTGGTGCTGTTTTGCATCAGGGAAAAATTGCAGAGATGGCTACCGGTGAAGGAAAGACCTTGGTGGCTACTCTTCCGGTGTTTCTGAATGCTTTGAGCGGACGTGGTGTACATATGGTGACGGTAAACGATTACCTGGCTAAACGTGACTCGGAGTGGATGGGACCGCTTTATATGTTCCATGGGCTTTCTGTCGATTGTATCGATAAGCATCAACCCAATTCTCCCCAGCGTCGGCAGGCTTATATGGCCGATATTACTTTCGGTACGAACAACGAATTCGGTTTCGATTATCTGCGTGATAATATGGCTATCAATCCGGAGGATTTGGTACAGCGTAAGCACAATTTTGCAATTGTCGACGAGGTCGATTCCGTATTGATCGACGATGCCCGTACGCCGTTGATTATTTCCGGCCCCGTACCCAAAGGAGACGATCAGATGTTCGATGAATACAAGCCCCGGGTGGAGCGCCTCGTGAAAATGCAACAGGAATTTGTGATGCAGACTTTTAAGGAAGCGAAAGAGCTGTTGGCCAGCGATGATTCTAAAAAGAGAAAAGAAGGGGGGATATTGTTACTGAGGGCACATAAAGGATTGCCCAAATACAAACCTTTGATCAAGTTTTTGAGTGAAGAAGGCAATAAAGCGATCCTGATCAAGACGGAAAACGAATACATGCAGGAAAATAACCGGAGAATGCCGGAGATTACCGATCCTTTGTATTTTGTGATCGATGAAAAACTGAATTCGATCGACCTGACCGATAAGGGACATGATACCATTACTGCTGCAGGTGAAGATCCGAAATTCTTTATCCTCCCGGATATCGGCTCGGAGATTGCAGAGATCGAACGGGACACGAAGGATGATAAAGAAAAATTGGCGAAGAAGGATGAACTGATCCAGAATTATGCGATGAAATCCGAACGGGTACATACTGTCAATCAGTTGTTGAAAGCCTATACCTTGTTCGAGAAGGATGTAGAATATGTAGTACTCGATAATAAAGTGAAGATCGTGGATGAGCAGACCGGGCGTATCATGGAAGGACGCCGCTATTCGGACGGTTTGCATCAGGCTATCGAAGCGAAAGAAAATGTAAAAGTCGAAGCTGCCACTCAGACTTTTGCAACGATTACTTTACAGAACTACTTCCGTATGTATCACAAGTTAGCCGGTATGACAGGTACGGCAGAGACGGAAGCCGGTGAGTTCTGGGATATTTATAAACTGGATGTGGTGGTCATTCCGACCAACCGTCCGGTGATCCGTATCGATGCCAATGATTTTGTGTTTAAAACGAAACGCGAGAAATACAATGCGGTTATCGATGAAATTGTCCGTTTGGTAGATTTAGGCCGGCCGGTTTTGGTGGGAACGACTTCTGTCGAGGTGTCCGAATTGCTGAGCCGTATGTTGAAACTGCGTGGTATCAAACACAATGTATTGAATGCGAAATTACATCAACGGGAAGCCGAGATCGTTGCCGAAGCCGGTAAATCGAAGACGGTGACTATCGCTACCAATATGGCAGGACGTGGTACGGACATCAAATTGAGCCCTGAGGTACGTGAGGCCGGAGGTTTGGCTATTATCGGTACCGAACGGCATGATTCCCGTCGTGTCGACCGTCAGTTACGTGGACGTGCCGGACGTCAGGGAGACCCGGGGTCTTCCCAGTTCTTCGTATCGCTCGAGGACGACCTGATGCGTTTGTTCAGCTCGGAACGTATAATCCGGGTGATGGACCGTTTGGGACATCAGGAAGGGGATGTGATTCAGCATTCTATGATTACCAAGTCTATCGAACGTGCACAGAAGAAGGTGGAAGAAAATAACTTCGGTATTCGTAAGCGTTTGCTGGAATATGACGATGTGATGAATTCCCAGCGTACAGTGATTTACAAACAACGTCGTCAGGCTTTGTTAGGAGAACGTATCGGTGTGGCTGTAGCAAATAATACTTACGATGTTTGTGAGGCAATCGTTATGGAATACCAGCCGGTGAACGATCCGGAAGGTTTCCGGATGGAAGTATTGAGGGTATTGTCCGTCGATTATGAAGTGGATCCGGAGGAATTCCAGAAAGCCCGTCCCAATGAATTGGCCGAATCGTTGTATCGATATGTACGGGAGGCTTATCAGCGTAAAGTCGAACATATCGCTCAGCAAGCTTATCCGGTGATCAAGAATGTATTCGAAACACGGGGAGATGTCTTTAAGAATATTGTCGTTCCTTTTACCGACGGTCAACGGATGTACAGCGTGGTGACCAACCTGGAGAAGGCCTATCGTACGAATGGTGAAGATTTGATGCGTTCTTTCGAGAAATCGGTCATTCTGGCTCATATCGATGAGGCCTGGAAAGAACATCTCCGCGAAATGGACGATCTGAAACAATCGGTTCAGAATGCTGCTTATGAACAGAAAGATCCTTTGTTGATTTATAAATTCGAGTCTTATAATTTGTTTAAGACTATGGTGGAAAAGATCAATAAAGGGATGGTGTCTACACTGATGAAAGGGCAGATTCCGATGCAAGAACCCGAGCATGTGCGTGAAGCTGAGGAAAAACGGACCGATTTGAGTAAACTGCGGGAAAGTCGTTCGGAGGCTCAGGCTGCTGCCGCCAACCGTGAACAGGTGCGGCACGAACCGGTGAAAGTAGGACCGAAAGTGGGGAGGAATGATCCTTGTCCATGTGGTAGCGGACTGAAGTATAAGAACTGCCACGGGAAAAATGAATAA
- the lgt gene encoding prolipoprotein diacylglyceryl transferase, with protein MLSLFINWDISPEIFNLGGISIRYYGLLFAVAFILGYKVEEKMFKSEGLPMAWLDKLWLYVAIATIVGARLGHCIFYDWAYYSQHPLEMILPVRFSPEFKFTGYQGLASHGAAIGIIAGLWYYSRKVSKKSIFWILDRAVIPIALAGFFIRTGNLMNSEIVGLPTNMPWGFRFMNSDLPNPELPRHPAQLYEAICYLFSFFVLMYLYWRTNVKKKMGFIFGAFLILIFSARFIIEFVKEVQEPWEAGMALNMGQILSIPFILAGIFMLWYSKKLPDEGEKKGKKGKG; from the coding sequence ATGTTGTCTTTATTTATTAATTGGGATATTAGTCCCGAGATCTTCAATTTGGGGGGTATTTCCATTCGTTATTACGGGTTGCTGTTCGCTGTGGCCTTTATTTTAGGTTATAAGGTTGAAGAGAAAATGTTCAAGTCCGAAGGATTGCCTATGGCCTGGTTGGATAAATTGTGGTTGTATGTAGCGATCGCGACGATAGTCGGTGCCCGTTTGGGACATTGTATCTTTTACGACTGGGCTTATTATAGCCAGCATCCGCTGGAGATGATCCTGCCTGTACGGTTTTCGCCCGAATTTAAGTTTACCGGTTATCAGGGATTGGCCAGTCATGGCGCTGCAATAGGTATTATAGCCGGATTGTGGTATTATTCACGGAAAGTCAGCAAAAAATCTATATTCTGGATTTTAGACCGGGCTGTGATTCCGATTGCTTTAGCCGGCTTTTTTATCCGGACAGGAAATTTGATGAACTCTGAAATTGTGGGATTACCGACCAATATGCCTTGGGGATTCCGCTTCATGAATAGTGATTTACCGAATCCGGAATTGCCGCGCCATCCGGCTCAATTGTATGAAGCAATTTGTTACCTGTTTAGTTTTTTTGTTTTGATGTATCTTTATTGGCGAACGAACGTTAAGAAGAAAATGGGATTTATCTTCGGCGCTTTTTTGATCCTGATCTTCTCTGCCCGCTTTATTATCGAGTTCGTCAAGGAAGTACAGGAACCCTGGGAAGCTGGAATGGCCTTGAATATGGGACAGATTTTGAGTATTCCTTTTATTCTGGCGGGGATTTTTATGCTTTGGTATAGTAAGAAGTTGCCGGATGAAGGGGAGAAGAAAGGAAAAAAAGGGAAAGGCTAA
- a CDS encoding nucleoside deaminase, translating to MYEEKFMREAIRLAVENVKQGTGGPFGAVVVKEGKIIAACANTVTPDCDPTAHAEVNAIREACRKLDTFQLGGCEIYASCEPCPMCLGAIYWARPSRVYYASTKEDAALAGFDDSLIYKEIALPEADRSIPFLNEKEDTAGEEFSLWKENKDKTVY from the coding sequence ATGTACGAAGAGAAGTTTATGAGAGAAGCTATTCGTTTGGCTGTAGAGAATGTGAAACAGGGGACCGGGGGGCCGTTCGGCGCTGTTGTTGTCAAGGAGGGAAAAATTATCGCAGCTTGTGCCAATACGGTTACTCCGGATTGTGACCCGACAGCACATGCCGAAGTGAATGCGATTCGCGAGGCTTGTCGTAAGTTAGATACTTTTCAACTCGGGGGATGTGAGATATATGCCAGTTGTGAGCCTTGTCCTATGTGCCTTGGTGCTATTTATTGGGCAAGACCTTCCCGGGTATATTATGCCTCTACAAAAGAAGATGCAGCACTTGCCGGATTCGATGATTCCCTGATCTATAAAGAGATTGCCCTCCCCGAGGCCGATCGGAGTATTCCCTTTTTGAATGAGAAAGAGGATACGGCTGGAGAAGAATTCAGCTTGTGGAA